In Lates calcarifer isolate ASB-BC8 linkage group LG15, TLL_Latcal_v3, whole genome shotgun sequence, one genomic interval encodes:
- the prpf3 gene encoding U4/U6 small nuclear ribonucleoprotein Prp3 encodes MSLPKREVEELRPWVERTVKKVLGFSEPTVVTAALHCVGKGLDKRKTIDQLRPFLDDSAGGFVERLFEALEESRSSRGNKGAGEKNRKRDLKDVFGDEAETGVVRENPVAGDGTAAKRKRVPRFEEVEEPEVIPGPPTESPGMLTKMQIKQMMEAATKQIEERKKQLSFASSVPASPRLPLSTPQSQMEASPVSRLLGNSAAAAAAGGASSIAPSQAASFMNDAIEKARKAAELQARIQSQLAMKPGILGALGNTAPHNLVALANLHAMGIAPPKVEVKEVNKPTPLILDEKGRTVDASGKEVELTHRMPTLKANIRAVKREQFRQQLKEKPGEDLESTSYFDQRVFITPAQRPRRSFRFHEQGRFEKIAQRIRTKAQLERLQCEIAQAAKKTGIQASTKLALIAPKKEIGEGEVPTIEWWDSYILPYNIDIKPDTYFDQLELFGVTNLVEHPAQISPPVDTDKPVTLGVYLTKKEQKKLRRQTRREAQKEVQEKVRLGLMPPPEPKVRISNLMRVLGTEAVQDPTKVEAHVRAQMAKRQKAHEEANAARKLTAEQRKEKKVKKLKEDITDGVHIAVYRIRNLQNPAKKFKVEANANQLYLTGTVVLHKDVNLVVVEGGPKSQKKFKRLMMHRIKWEEHNSKRDDPDGDDDTKRNNKCWLIWEGTAKERSFGDMKFKQCPTESMAREHFKKHGTEHYWDLALSQSVLDTTDD; translated from the exons ATGTCTCTTCCTAAGcgggaggtggaggagctgaggccATGGGTGGAGCGTACGGTGAAGAAAGTGCTTGGTTTCTCAGAGCCCACTGTGGTCACTGCAGCTTTGCACTGCGTGGGAAAAGGGCTGGACAAAAGGAAGACTATAG ACCAGCTGCGTCCCTTCCTTGATGACTCTGCTGGAGGTTTTGTGGAGCGTCTTTTTGAGGCGCTGGAGGAGAGCCGTAGCTCCCGTGGCAACAAAGGAGCAGGAGAAAAGAACCGCAAGAGAGACCTGAAG GATGTGTTTGGTGATGAAGCTGAAACAGGTGTAGTGCGAGAAAATCCGGTGGCAGGAGATGGGACGGCAGCAAAGCGGAAACGGGTCCCTCGCTtcgaggaggtggaggagccaGAGGTCATACCCGGACCTCCAACTGAGAGTCCTGGCATGCTTACCAAAATGCAG ATCAAACAGATGATGGAGGCAGCCACAAAACAGATcgaagagaggaagaaacaacTAAGTTTTGCCTCTTCAGTCCCTGCTTCACCA CGGTTGCCACTTTCTACACCACAGTCACAAATGGAAGCCTCTCCAGTGTCACGGCTTCTTGGcaattctgctgctgctgcagctgctggtggtgCCTCATCCATCGCCCCCTCCCAGGCTGCCAGCTTCATGAATGATGCTATCGAGAAGGCCCGCAAGGCTGCTGAGCTGCAAGCACGCATCCAGTCTCAGTTAGCCATGAAACCTGGGATCCTTGGAGCCTTGGGGAACACTGCGCCTCACAACCTAGTTGCGCTGGCTAATCTACATGCCATGGGAATTGCTCCACC GAAAGTAGAGGTCAAGGAGGTTAACAAGCCAACACCTCTTATTCTGGATGAGAAGGGAAGAACTGTGGATGCCAGTGGCAAAGAGGTTGAACTCACTCACCGCATGCCCACTCTGAAAG CTAACATCCGAGCGGTAAAGAGGGAGCAGTTCCGTCAGCAGCTAAAGGAGAAGCCCGGGGAGGACTTGGAGTCCACATCCTACTTCGACCAGCGTGTGTTTATTACACCAGCTCAGCGCCCTCGCAGGAGCTTCAGATTCCACGAACAAGGGCGCTTTGAGAAGATTGCTCAGAGAATTAGAACTAAG GCCCAGTTGGAAAGGTTGCAGTGTGAGATCGCCCAGGCAGCAAAGAAGACAGGAATCCAGGCATCCACCAAGCTGGCCCTGATTGCCCCTAAGAAGGAGATTGGAGAAGGGGAGGTGCCCACCATTGAGTGGTGGGACTCTTACATCCTGCCCTACAACATAGACAT AAAACCAGACACTTACTTTGACCAGCTGGAGCTCTTTGGTGTGACCAACCTGGTAGAACATCCTGCCCAAATTAGCCCTCCAG ttgaCACAGATAAGCCAGTCACACTGGGTGTATACCtaacaaagaaagaacagaagaaaCTGAGAAGACAGACTCGAAGGGAGGCCCAAAAAGAAGTGCAAGAGAAGGTTCGTCTGGGACTGATGCCTCCACCAGAACCCAAAG tgCGTATCTCCAACCTGATGAGAGTGCTGGGGACGGAGGCAGTTCAGGACCCGACAAAAGTGGAGGCCCATGTCAGAGCACAGATGGCCAAGAGACAGAA GGCTCATGAAGAGGCCAATGCCGCTCGCAAactcacagcagagcagaggaaagagaagaaggtCAAGAAGTTAAAAGAAGACATCACTGATGGTGTTCACATCGCAGTGTATAG GATCCGTAACCTGCAAAATCCTGCTAAGAAGTTTAAAGTGGAGGCCAATGCCAACCAGCTGTATTTGACGGGCACAGTAGTTCTACACAAAGATGTCAACCTTGTTGTGGTTGAGGGAG GCCCCAAATCCCAGAAAAAGTTCAAGAGGCTGATGATGCACAGAATCAAATGGGAGGAACACAACAGTAAAAGAGATG ATCCAGATGGTGACGACGatacaaagagaaacaacaagTGTTGGTTGATTTGGGAG GGGACAGCTAAAGAGCGTAGTTTTGGGGACATGAAGTTCAAGCAGTGCCCCACAGAGAGCATGGCCAGAGAACACTTCAAGAAGCACGGCACAGAACACTACTGGGACCTAGCTCTCAGTCAGAGTGTGTTGGACACCACAGATGACTGA